A genomic stretch from Natronomonas gomsonensis includes:
- a CDS encoding N-acyl homoserine lactonase family protein yields the protein MTVSSVIGVHRGTMQMDKNFSLEAHTIATRSEPNPDLEFADTPIYNLIIEHSEGTILWDTGVHPDAGDGHWPPGLFEAYPIEDAAKHTLKADLNRTGYDLSDIDYVVQSHLHMDHAGGLHNFADKDIPVFVHEAELQYAYFSAQTKEGSAGYITDDFHHNINWQVISLDRESYFDGIEFIHLPGHTPGMMGLRVELDSGPLFFTSDLIEEQANYSQQRPPGPGLVWNREQWMESFKRVKDEVRRTGAEVIFGHDLDQLDRILEGW from the coding sequence ATGACGGTCAGTAGCGTAATCGGAGTCCATCGTGGCACTATGCAGATGGATAAGAATTTTTCACTCGAAGCGCACACAATCGCTACCCGCTCAGAACCAAATCCGGACCTTGAGTTTGCAGACACCCCCATTTACAACCTTATCATCGAGCATTCTGAGGGGACAATATTGTGGGACACAGGTGTCCATCCTGATGCAGGCGACGGTCACTGGCCACCGGGGCTGTTCGAGGCATACCCAATAGAAGACGCTGCAAAGCACACACTTAAGGCAGATCTCAACCGTACCGGATACGACTTATCAGACATCGATTACGTGGTTCAGTCCCACTTACACATGGACCATGCTGGTGGCCTCCACAACTTTGCCGACAAAGACATCCCTGTGTTCGTCCACGAAGCGGAACTACAGTACGCTTATTTCAGTGCTCAGACGAAGGAAGGGAGTGCCGGATACATCACCGATGACTTTCATCATAATATAAACTGGCAGGTGATTAGTCTTGACCGAGAGTCATACTTCGACGGTATCGAATTCATACACCTGCCCGGTCACACGCCTGGGATGATGGGCCTACGGGTGGAACTAGATTCGGGACCGCTATTTTTTACCAGTGATCTTATTGAGGAACAGGCCAATTACTCACAACAGCGCCCGCCCGGGCCGGGACTCGTCTGGAACCGAGAGCAATGGATGGAGAGCTTCAAGCGCGTCAAAGACGAGGTGCGACGAACAGGAGCCGAAGTGATATTCGGCCACGATCTAGACCAGCTTGACCGCATTCTCGAGGGATGGTAA